The genomic interval CGGCACGACCATCTTCCATCCGGTCGGCACCTGCCGCATGGGCGCCGATGAGGCATCCGTCGTCGACGGCAGGTTGCGGCTGCGCGGACTTGCCGGCATCCGCGTCGCCGACGCCTCGGTGATGCCGACCATCACCTCGGGCAACACCAACGCGCCGACCGTGATGATCGCAGAAAAGGGGGCCGCGATGATGCGGGAGGACCGCAGGCGGGGCGGATCGAAGGCGGCGTCGTGAGCCGGTTCTTCGCAGGCAGCTTGCTGCTATGATGGCGCCATGACCCAGCGCTACCAACGCCGGCGCGCGCGCCGCCTGAAACTCGTCGTCGCGGTCGCCCTGCTGGCTTCGAGCGCGGCGATCGTCTGGCTGACCGGGGCGATTAGCCTGCGCTTCTTCCTGAGCGACCTGGAAGTGCGCAAGGACGCGGCGCTGGCGGTACAGAGCGGCGCGCTGGAACGCCTGCTCGACAAGTTCCGCCTGATGACGCCGCTGACGGCGCGTCGCCCGGACGTGGCCGACGTCGTCGAGCGGCGCGATGCGGAGGAGGGCGGCCGGATCGCGGCGATCGCAGCGGGCATGTCGGGCGCCAAGGAGGTGTGGTTCCTGTCGCCGCAGGGCGAAACGATCGCCACCAGCGATGCCTCGACCAACTCCGGCGCGCTGCTCGGACGGCAGTGGATCCCCAAGGCATTCCGCGAGGCAGCCATGGGCCAGCTCGGTCGGCAACTGATCCCGGGCAACGGCTGGCAGCCGGCAAGCTACGTGTTCGCGTCGCCGATCCGCGTGCGCGACCGGCTGGCCGGGGTGGTGGCGGTGCGGGTTCGCCTCGACGACGTCGAGCAGGCTTGGGCGCTGAGCAAGGACGCGCTGGTCGCGCTCGACGAGAACGATGTCGTGGTGGTGACCAACGTCCACGACTGGCGCGGCACGACCTTGCGCACCGATACGGCGCCGGGGCGCGGCGCAGCGATCGATCTGCTGCGCGCGGGCGGCCACCTGGGCCGATTCCGCCTGGTGCGCCCGGCGCAGCAGGCGGGCGGACGGGCCTTCCTGGAACTCAGGGAGGACCTGCCGGTGCTCGGCTGGAAGGTGGTCATCCTGTCGGACGTCGCCGAGGCGCGCACGCAGTCGGCCAACGCCATGCTGATCGCCTTCCTGCTCTGCGTCATCGGGGCCGGCGCGGTCTGGTCGGCGGTCGAGCGGCGCGAGGGCCTGATCCGGCGCCTGCGCAGCGACAGGGCGGCCGCCTTGCGGCTGGAGCGGCGGGTGCGCAGCCGGACGATCGACCTGACGCGCGCCAACCAGCGCCTGGAAGCCGAGATCGAGGAGCGGCTGGCGGCGGAAGCGGAGCTCAGGCGGGCTCAGGCCGAACTGGTGCAGGCGGCCAAGCTGGCGACTCTCGGCCACATGTCGGCTGCGCTCAGCCACGAATACAACCAGCCGCTGGCGGCGATCCGCACCAATGCGGAAAACGCCACGCTGCTGATCGCGCGGGGCGAGCCGGAGCGGGCGACCGAGTCCCTCGCCAGGATCGGCGGCCTGGTGGCGCGCATGGCCGAGATCGCGCGCACGCTGAAGGGCTTCACACGGCGGGCCGGCACCGATCTACAGCCCGTGTCGCTGCGCCAGGCGATCGACGAGGCGCTGTTGCTGCTGACGCCGCAGGTCCGCCAGCAGGGCATCCGGCTGACGACCCGGCTGCCGGATGGCGACCTGGTGGTCTTGGCGGGGCGGATCCGGCTCGAACAGGTGATCATGAATCTCGTCGCCAACGCCATCGACGCGGTGCGCGGCAGGGAGGACCCGGCAATCGACCTCGACGTCGATGTCGCCGATGGCGAGGTGAGGCTGTCCGTCGCCGACAACGGCACGGGGATTCCGGAGGTGGCGATGGGACAGATCTTCGACCCGTTCTTCACCACGAAGGACGTCGGCGCCGGTCTCGGTCTCGGCCTGTCGATCGCCTACAAGATCGTCCACGACTTCTCGGGCAGCCTGACGGCTGAAAACCGGCCCGAGGGCGGCGCGCGCTTCGTCATGCGCCTGCCCCTGGCACAGGCCGTGCGGACGGCGGCGGAATAGGGAACTCCATGGATCGGATCAAAGTCCTGCTGGTCGACGACGACGACGAACTGCGCGACGCGCTTGCCCAGGGGCTCGAACTCGTCGGCCACGACGTCATTGCGTTCGACGGTGCCGATGGCGTGACGGAATGGATCGGCCGGGACTTCTACGGGGTGCTGGTAACTGATATCAAGATGCCGAAGACCGACGGACTGGACCTGATGCGCCGGGCGTTCGAGATCGATCCGGCGCTGCCGGTGATCCTGATCACCGGCCACGGCGACGTGCCGCTGGCGGTGGAGGCGATGCGGGCCGGGGCCTACGACTTCCTGGAAAAGCCTTTCGCCGTGGCGGGGCTTGCCGCGGTCATCGAGCGGGCGCTGGAAAAGCGGCGGCTGGTGCTGGAGAATCGGGCGCTGCGCCAGGAACTGGCCGATCGTTCGGGATTGGAAGGGCGCCTGGTCGGCCGGTCGGCGGGCATGGAACGGTTGCGCCGCAAGGTGCTGGCGCTGGCGACGACCGACGCGGACGTGCTGATCCTCGGCGAGACCGGGGCCGGCAAGGAGGTGGTGGCGCGCGCCCTGCACGAGGAAGGGCCGCGCGGCGACAAGCCGTTCGTGGCGCTGAACTGCGGCGCGCTGCCGGCCGACATCATCGAGTCGGAGCTGTTCGGCCACGAGAAGGGCGCCTTCACCGGCGCCAGCGGCCAGCGCATCGGCAAGCTGGAGCATGCCCACGGCGGCACGGTGTTCCTCGACGAAATCGAATCCATGCCGCTGGAACTGCAGGTCAAGCTGCTCAGGGTGATCGAGACGCGGACCATCGAGCGACTCGGCTCCAACAGGGCGATCGCGCTCGACGTGCGCTTCATTGCGGCGACCAAGGACGATCTGGAGCGGGCGAGCGCGGAGGGGCGGTTCCGCCAAGACCTGTTCTACCGCCTCAATGTGGTGACGGTCGCGATCCCGCCGTTGCGCGAGCGGCGCGAGGACATCCCGCTGCTGTTCCATCATCTGGCGCGCGAGGCGCGCGCCCGTTACCGCCGCGAGATCCCCGACGTCCCGAGCGATTTCGTCGCCGACCTGATGACGAGGTCCTGGACGGGCAACGTGCGCGAACTACGAAACGTTGCCGACCGCTTCGTGCTCGGGCTGGAGGCGGTCGACGACGCGTCCGAGGCTGGCGCCGACGGATTGTTCGCCAAGGTTGCCGCCTACGAGAAATCGCTGATCGCCGCGGAACTCGCGCGCAACGACGGCAGCATCAAGGCTACCTACGAGGCGCTCGGGCTGTCGCGCAAGGCGCTGTACGAGAAGATGCGCAAATACGGGCTGGGGCGTGAGGACGCCGACCGAGTCTGACGGCACGGGCATGTGTCGGAATCGACACATCGGAGGGATGCGAAGGGTGGCTTTCGACCCATCGGCATTGCGATTGGCGCGTTCGAAGCGGACGCAGACCCAGGATTGCCTGCGGATTGCGTGCAGACGGCGGGTGAGCCGTTCCTGGCATGCGGCTTGCTAACCTTACGGCGTCCGGCCGCGCCCTGCGGCCAAAATCAAGTCCGGTCGCGCCCGCGGCCCAAACCAAGATGTCTGGGAGGACATTCATGAAAAAGTTCCTGCTGGCGGCCACCGCGGCCGTCTCCTTCGCCCTTGCCGGTCCGGCGCTTGCCGACGACTGCCAGGACGGCGAAATCGTCATCAAGTTCAGCCACGTGGTTGCCGGAAGCGGCCATCCGAAGGGCGATGCGGCGACGCTGCTGGCCAAGCGCATCAACGAGGAGATGAACGGCAAGGCCTGCATGCAGGTGTTCCCGAACTCGCAGCTGTTCGACGACGACAAGGTGATGGAAGCGCTGCTGCTCGGCGACGTCCAGCTGGCGGCGCCCTCGCTGTCGAAGTTCGAGGCCTACACGCTCAAGTTCCGCCTGTTCGACCTGCCGTTCCTGTTCCAGGACCTGGAGGCCGTTGACCGGTTCACGGCCAGCGATGCAGGCAAGGACCTGCTGAACTCGATGACCGACGTCGGCTACCTCGGGCTGGGCTACTGGAACTCCGGCCTGAAGCAGTTCTCGGCCAACAAGCCGCTGCTGCTGCCCACCGATGCCAAGGGCCTGAAGTTCCGCATCCAGACCTCGGACGTCGCCGAGGCGATGATCGCCGCCATGGGCGCCAACGCCCAGAAGCTGGCTTTCAAGGAGGTCTACGGCGCGCTGCAGACCGGCGTCGTCGACGGCCAGGAGAACTCCTGGTCGAACATCTACACTCAAAAGTTCTTCGAGGTGCAGGACGGCATCACCGAGACCAATCATCAGGTTCTGGCCTACCTGCTGGTCACCTCCGATGAATGGCTCAACAGCCTGGAGCCGGACGTGCGCGAGCAGTTCCTCAAGATCACCGAGGAAGTGACGGCCGCAGCGAATGCCGAAGTCGCCAACATGGAAGCGCAAAACCGCCAGCGCATTCTCGACGCCGGCTCGACCATCCGCGAGCTGAACGCCGATCAGCGCAAGGCCTGGATGGATGCCATGAAGCCGGTTTGGGAACGCTTCGAGGGCGACATCGGCAAGGAGCTCATCGACGCCGCCGTCGCGGCCAACAACGCGAGCTGAGCGGACACGTCCGAGACGCGGAAAGGCCGTCCCGGCCTTTCCGCAGCCTGCGCGCGGAGAACGCGCGGCAGAACAAGCAACAAGCCAATCGGCACCGTGCGGGGGAACTCATGCAACGCGTCGACAATTGGGTCACGCGCTTCGAGGAGGGCGTGCTGGCGTTCCTGCTCGCGGCGATGACCATCGTGACCTTCACCCAGGTGGTTGCGCGCTACGGCTTCAATTCGGGCTGGACCGGCGCGCTTGAATTCACCCGTATCCTGTTCGCCTGGCTGATCCTGTTTGGCATGAGCTACGGCGTGAAGATCGGCGCGCATCTGGGCGTCGATGCCGTCGTGCGGCTGCTGCCCACCCGGCTGTTTCGCACCGTCGCCGTGTTCGGCGCGCTGTGCGGCGTCGCCTATGGCGTCATCCTGCTGTCGTCCGACTGGCTGCAGCTGTTCGGCGCCAACGCGCGGGGCGGAGCGATCGACTACTGGTCCAAGATGTACAAGATCGGCATCGGCCTCGACGACCTGCGCTATCCGGAGTTCATCCAGGAGACCTTCGGCACCAAGCAGCGCGTGCAGCGCTGGATCGCCTACCTGATCCTGCCCATCGGCCTCGCGCTGTTCGCCTTCCGCTGCCTGCA from Polymorphum gilvum SL003B-26A1 carries:
- a CDS encoding sensor histidine kinase; translated protein: MTQRYQRRRARRLKLVVAVALLASSAAIVWLTGAISLRFFLSDLEVRKDAALAVQSGALERLLDKFRLMTPLTARRPDVADVVERRDAEEGGRIAAIAAGMSGAKEVWFLSPQGETIATSDASTNSGALLGRQWIPKAFREAAMGQLGRQLIPGNGWQPASYVFASPIRVRDRLAGVVAVRVRLDDVEQAWALSKDALVALDENDVVVVTNVHDWRGTTLRTDTAPGRGAAIDLLRAGGHLGRFRLVRPAQQAGGRAFLELREDLPVLGWKVVILSDVAEARTQSANAMLIAFLLCVIGAGAVWSAVERREGLIRRLRSDRAAALRLERRVRSRTIDLTRANQRLEAEIEERLAAEAELRRAQAELVQAAKLATLGHMSAALSHEYNQPLAAIRTNAENATLLIARGEPERATESLARIGGLVARMAEIARTLKGFTRRAGTDLQPVSLRQAIDEALLLLTPQVRQQGIRLTTRLPDGDLVVLAGRIRLEQVIMNLVANAIDAVRGREDPAIDLDVDVADGEVRLSVADNGTGIPEVAMGQIFDPFFTTKDVGAGLGLGLSIAYKIVHDFSGSLTAENRPEGGARFVMRLPLAQAVRTAAE
- a CDS encoding sigma-54-dependent transcriptional regulator, with protein sequence MDRIKVLLVDDDDELRDALAQGLELVGHDVIAFDGADGVTEWIGRDFYGVLVTDIKMPKTDGLDLMRRAFEIDPALPVILITGHGDVPLAVEAMRAGAYDFLEKPFAVAGLAAVIERALEKRRLVLENRALRQELADRSGLEGRLVGRSAGMERLRRKVLALATTDADVLILGETGAGKEVVARALHEEGPRGDKPFVALNCGALPADIIESELFGHEKGAFTGASGQRIGKLEHAHGGTVFLDEIESMPLELQVKLLRVIETRTIERLGSNRAIALDVRFIAATKDDLERASAEGRFRQDLFYRLNVVTVAIPPLRERREDIPLLFHHLAREARARYRREIPDVPSDFVADLMTRSWTGNVRELRNVADRFVLGLEAVDDASEAGADGLFAKVAAYEKSLIAAELARNDGSIKATYEALGLSRKALYEKMRKYGLGREDADRV
- a CDS encoding DctP family TRAP transporter solute-binding subunit, with translation MKKFLLAATAAVSFALAGPALADDCQDGEIVIKFSHVVAGSGHPKGDAATLLAKRINEEMNGKACMQVFPNSQLFDDDKVMEALLLGDVQLAAPSLSKFEAYTLKFRLFDLPFLFQDLEAVDRFTASDAGKDLLNSMTDVGYLGLGYWNSGLKQFSANKPLLLPTDAKGLKFRIQTSDVAEAMIAAMGANAQKLAFKEVYGALQTGVVDGQENSWSNIYTQKFFEVQDGITETNHQVLAYLLVTSDEWLNSLEPDVREQFLKITEEVTAAANAEVANMEAQNRQRILDAGSTIRELNADQRKAWMDAMKPVWERFEGDIGKELIDAAVAANNAS
- a CDS encoding TRAP transporter small permease; translated protein: MQRVDNWVTRFEEGVLAFLLAAMTIVTFTQVVARYGFNSGWTGALEFTRILFAWLILFGMSYGVKIGAHLGVDAVVRLLPTRLFRTVAVFGALCGVAYGVILLSSDWLQLFGANARGGAIDYWSKMYKIGIGLDDLRYPEFIQETFGTKQRVQRWIAYLILPIGLALFAFRCLQAAWQIVRGEREMMIAAHEAEELVAENKDVLKD